In Candidatus Electrothrix scaldis, the genomic window CTGGCGGGGAACAAGTTCAAAGGTAAGAGTAAATTCGCCAGGGGTACTCAGGGCTGTTTGGAGCATGCCAACGAGGTCCTCTTCCTTTATTCCTTTGAAAAAATGATTTCCACTTCCGTATCACTCAACTTATTCACCACCAGCTCTTCCTGAAAATATTCTCCCACGCCCTTAGTCAAACCTATAAAGAAATCTATCAGGCCGCGATGGGAGTTGTATTGCATAACCAGAGTTCTGCTTCCGGTCCATTCATAGTCGAATCGGGGCGGTTGGGAATTCGGAATTGTGGAGGTCACTGTTTCATGGATTTTATCCATATTCAGCAGGAATTCTTTTGCAGAGCTGGCCTCCTGGAGATACACCCCGTAGATCCTGGGAGCATATTCATTCATCCAGTATTCGCCAAAGGCTTCTGCCATTTGGGGAAGCGTCAGTTTCAGGACCTTACAAACAGAGGTGACTATCTTTATAAAGGCGGCATCATCCAACTGGGAAGTTGCAAAAAAGATAGCGTGCCGATCCATGCCCGCACCTTCCAGTGCCTCCTCCCATTTATCTTCTCCGTAGCGATCCCTGACCAATCGGGCAAAGCAGGTTACAATCACCCCTTTCATTCAGTTCTCCACGTGGTCTCTGCCACCTGCCAGAGAGGCTAGCCTTCCTGCTCTATTTCTTTTTGCGCTGCAAATTGTATTTCTTCATCTTGTATTGCAGCAGGCTTTTGGTGATCCCGAGTTTTTCCGCTGCCCGGGCCTGGACATTATTCGCCTCCTCCAGGGCCTGACGAACCAGTTTTTCCTCAATACCGCTCAAGACCTCTGAAAGACTGAGTCCTTCCGGGATGAACTGACCCAGTTCCAAGGTGGAGCTCCATTCCTGGATACCCGGCATCTGGCTGCTGTCCGGCTGGACATCTTCCGCCTCAATACAGCCGTCATTACAGAGAATGGCTGCCCGCTCAATGGTGTTTTCCAGTTCGCGAATATTGCCTTCCCAGGGCAGACTGACAAGCAGGCGCATGGCTTCTGGAGAAATCTCGTTCTTTTCCCGTCCAAGCCGCTCGCCATTTTTCTTGAGAAAATAATGGACCAAGGCTGGAATATCGTCCAAACGCTCCCGCAGAGGTGGCATATGAATATGGATAACATTGAGACGATAAAAGAGATCGTTACGGAAGGATCCCTGTTCAACCTCATCTTTCAGGTCCTTATTGGTGGCAGCAAGGATACGGACATCAATAGAAATAGTGCTGTTTCCTCCCACCCGCTCAAAGGAGCGTTCCTGGAGTACCCGCAACAGCTTGGCCTGCAGGGCCGGGGTCATCTCCCCTATTTCATCGAGAAAAAGGGTCCCGGTATCAGCCAGCTCAAATCGACCTTTGCGCATGGCTGCGGCATCGGTAAAGGCTCCTTTCTCATGCCCAAACAACTCGCTTTCCAGCAGATGCTCGGAAAGTGCTGCACAGTTCACCGAGATAAAAGGGGCATCTTTGCGCTCGCTCAAGTTATGAATAGCCCGAGCCACCAATTCCTTTCCTGTACCAGACTCACCGGTAATCAGGACAGAGGAAGGCGTAGGCGCAACCTTTTCAATCAGGCGGTAGACGACCAGCATATTGGGGTTTTTACCGATCATGCCACCAAAACCAGAGGTAAAGGTGGCCTCGCTGCGCAGGCGCCGGATCTCCCGTACCATACCGTAATGTTCTACAGCCTTACGGGTTGATGCCAGCAACTCCTCATTGGAAAAGGGCTTAGCCAGATAGGTGAAGGCACCAAGATGCATGGCCTCAACCGCCTTGCCCACCTCTGCATAGGCAGTGATCAGGATAACCGGCAACTGCTGGTTAAATTCCTTCAGCTTTGCCAGCAGGGCAATTCCGTCCATGCCCGGCATTTTCATATCACTGATAACCAGGTCAAGGTCTATTTCCCTGGCCATTCTCAAACCAGCCTGCCCGCTGTCCGCTGTAAAGACTTCGTAGCCCTCATCGCGCAGCAGCTCAGAAAGGACAATCAGGTAATTCGGTTCGTCATCAACTACGAGAATAGTATGCATGATAGTTCTGATGTATAAGGTTATGGAAGGAGAACTGGTCCCCTTCTCGTCTTTATCTCTTCTTCTTTTTTTACGCGGAATGTTCTTCTTTGTTCTCTCTCATCTGAACATATTGCAATCGCTCAAGGAGTTCAACTATTATTGAATCCGGTGGACAGATACCGCCTGCTTCTCCCGCAAAAAGCCTGCCGTGTTGATCCCCGTGGTAGTCACTCCCCCCGGTACAGAGCAAATTATATTTCCTCGCCAGCGTCTGTAAACGTTTTTTTATCCTGCTGTTGTGGGTGGGATAAAAAACCTCCAGACCATCAAGTCCTCGTTCGACCAGTTCCCGGATGAGCTGGGGCTGCACGTTCATGTTCTTATCAATCATTCCTGGATGGGCAAGCACGGCCACGCCTCCGGCCTGATGGAGCATGGCAATGGCCTCAGAGGCGGAATAACTCAAGCGGCTGCTCCACGCGGGCTTATTCCGTCCCAGATATATCCTAAAGGCCTGTTGCATGTTGGACACATAGCCCTTTTCTTGCATTAAACGGGCGATGTGCGGCCTGCCGGTCTGACCACAGTCAGAGATTTGCGCCAACTCCTCTTCAGTAATGAGAAGCCCCATTTTGGTCAATTTACCGAGAATATTCCTATTCCGCTCTATCCGTCCCTCCTGGAGGCGGGCCAGCCAATCAAGAAGGACTTGATTCTTGGGATCAACACCATAGCCCAGGATATGCAGAGAATGCTCCCGATGCTTGACGCTGATCTCTATGCCGCTGATCACTGGCATGCCCAGCTCCTGACCGCATTGCATAGCCTCAGGCACCCCTTCAAGGGTGTCATGGTCTGTGAGGGCAAAGCCTTTCAGTCTGCGTTCCACCGCCATATGCACCAGCTCAGCAGGAGTGGCCGTGCCATCGGAATACACAGAATGAGTATGGAGTTCAACACACATAGAAAATAATCAACAGCAACGCCGTAAGCTCTTCGAAAAATAACAGGCTTTGCTGGCGTTCTTTCGTACTCAACAACCCTGCTGGAACAATACGTTCTTCATCATTCCCTTATGTATAGCAAATTACTTAATGATTGTACAGAAGAGAAAATGGGTGGAGAGACAGAGAGATCTTCCTGCTGAAGCTTGTAGCCTGAACACATTCTATGCTAGTGTAGAAAAAGAAGTATGAAGCATCCTGTAACAAGAAACGCAGCCTGACAAATACACCGTGTTTTATGAAAAGAAGGATGAACTTTCAGCCTCCCAGTTCAGCCTCCCAGTATAAAGGCCCGGCAAAGGACTCATCGCATTTTCTTGACAAACCCCTTAGTGCTCCGTACGATACTTATTCAATGCAATTACATGGTGGTACCGTAAGCTCATCCAAAAGGAAAAAACTATGGCAACAATACAATGGCGGCCGGATATTAACTCCCTGACCGTTCCCCAGTCCTACCGGGTTCGTTTTATCCCTCGTAACACCGCAGGCATTCAGGACCTTGCCGCAGACATCGCCCAACAATACCCCAATTTCAGCAAGGCCGACATCCTGACCATCCTGCGCGCTGAGGACGAAGCTATCCTGGCACGCCTGCTTGATGGCGAGCAGGTGGATAAGGGGGAATGTTGCAGTTGGTCCCTGTCCTTCTCTGGTCGGCTGGATAGTCCAGATGACCCGTTGCCCCCCTTAGATGACACCCTGAACGTCAAGGTTGAGGTTGCCCCACCCTTTCTTGATACCATTCGCCGTGGCGCCCTTCTGGAGCGCCTGCCCATGAGCGAGAAGTTGCCCATGATCAGTCAGGTCGAAGAGACGCTCCTCAAGCTGCCCAATGTCCTTGCTGCAAGCGGGGTCGTCATGATCAACGGTGCCAACCTCCTGTTTGATCCCGAGGGCGGTAGCGGCGGCTGTGTGATTGAGGGCACCCGAAGCGGAAGTATCATCCAGACCCGCTTTCCTGTGATCGCCAATAACTCGATCATGCTCATGCCCGAGATACCAGAGCAGGACAATCCCTGGAACAACGAGTACCGCATATCGGTAAGCACCCATTACAGCGAGCACGGCACGTTGTGCAGCAGCATCTATGACCGCTTCCTGCGTACCCCGCTGACTGTTCAGGACCTGGGACAGGCTGATCCGCCAGAGACCGGTGTCCTGACCGGCAGCGCAGACACCCCCTATGTGAGCGTCATCAGTGGCAGTCTCACGAACAATGAGACACTCCGCATTCAGGCTGTTCATGATACGCAGCGGGATATGCTTCTCTTCAGCCTGCTGAACATGTACGAAGGCGACAGGATAGGCGGGTTAGTCGTCGTCGGGGTGAATGGCGAATACACCCTTCCCGGCTTTGCCGATTCAGCAATCAGCAAACTCGATATCCGGGTGGACGACTACGCCGCACTCAAGGCAATGATCCGCCATGACTATAATGGCAGGCTGGTGGATGTGTTGGAGGTGAGGATGTAGGGAGAAGCCACAGGGGTCTCCAATCGCAAAATACTGAAGCAATGCGCTGACAAACTGAATTGAGAGGTAAATATATCATTATGCTGACACAGGCAGAACAGCACATCAGCCCGGAAGAATACCTTGCCGGGGAAAGAGAAGCCGCTACGCGACACGAGTATTTTGCAGGAGAGGTCTTTGCTATGGCCGGGGCAAGCCGGGAACACAATCAGATCTCGGCAAATATCGTCCGTCTGTTGGGCAATCAGCTACTGGAAAGACCCTGCAGCGTTTTTGCCAGTGACATGAAGGTGAAGATCAAACAAAAGGAGAAATACACCTACCCTGATATCGTTGTGGTGTGTGCAAAGGAGGAATACGAAGACGAGCACCAGGATGTCCTGCTGAACCCGGTTGTCCTTATAGAAATCCTGTCCAACAGCACAGAGGCCTATGACCGAGGTGACAAATTCTCTCATTATCAGGAGATCCCTTCCTTTGCCGAATACATCCTGGTATCTCAGTATACCTTTAAGATGGAGCGGTTCAGCCGTCAGCCGAATAATTCCTGGTTGTATACGATATACCAAAGAGAACAAGATCTCCTCTCTGTCCAGGCAATAGATTGTACGCTGCCACTGGCTGAAGTCTACAGGAAGGTGCAGCTACATGGAACTGATCGCTGAGCTTTGGCACTGGGTCGTAGAAGGGGTGATATGGTTGCGGGATCACCCCGAGGTCACCTGGAGCGGTGCCGGGCTGACTGCCCTTGCCGTCCTCTCCTTCCTCATTACGAAGTTATTCACCTTCTTCTCTCGGAAAGACACCACCCCGCCTGTGGGCGATACCTTCACGAACAGCGGGAGTGGTACACAGAACATCGCTCAAGGGACGAACCCCGTCGGCAAGCAGGAGAATATCCGGCAGGATGTAACGGGTAACCGCAACATCTCCTCCGGAACCGGCGATGTATACTACAAAGAAGAGCACCACCACTACGCCCGCACCGCCCAAGGCATCCCCTTGCAGCGGCCCAAGCAGGCCCAGTATCTTGTTGGCAGGGAGGAACTGCTGCGCGATGTCCTGGCTGCGCTCGGGCCGGGCAAGGTGGTCACGCTTTGCGGACCCGGCGGTATTGGCAAGACCGCCCTGGCCTCGCGGGTCGCCTGGGAGCTGGCTCCTGAGCAGGAAGCCCCGGCCCTGTTCCCGGACGGCCTGCTCTTCTACTCCTTTTACGGGCGCAAGGATGTGGGCCTGGCCTTTGACCACCTGGTGCGCAGTTATCGCGATGATGGGCAGGACAACAGCCCGGAGGCGGTGGGCCGTTTGCTGGCGAACAAGCAGGCCCTGATCATTCTGGACGGGGCTGAGGAGGCCGACGACCTGCCTGCCGTGCTTCGTTGCTGCGGGGGCTGCGGGGTGCTGATCACCAGCCGGAAGCGGAACGATGCGCCGGGTGAGCTGCTGGAGGTCAAACGGCTGGACAAGCTGCCCGCAGAGGAGGCGTTCCGGCTCTACAGCGGCACAACGGCGGATGAGGCCACGGTGCGGGCCGTGTGCAAGGGACTGGGCGGCTGGCCCCTGGCCCTGCGCATTGCCGGGCAGTATCTCCGCAACACGGGTGAGAGCGCGGCAGAGTATCTGCGCTGGCTGGAGAAGCGGCCTTTCAGGAAGCTGGGCAGTGGCAAGCATCAGGAGGACAACGCGGCTCTGCTGCTGCGGCGCAGTATGGAGCAGGTGAGCGACGATGCCGTGCAGGTGCTGCGGGTGGCCGGGGTGCTGGCCTTTGCGCCTATCAGCCTTGAGCCGGTCATGGCAGTGCTGTCTGAGGAGGGGGATGACGAGGATGACCTTGAGCTGCGCAGCAGGGAAGCCCTGAACGAGCTGGTGCTCTTCGGCCTGCTGGAACGGCGGGAGGAACGGTGGCAGATAAGCCACGCCCTGGTGCATACATACGCCCGGAACGAGGAAGCCCTGAGCCGGGATGCACTGAAGCGGCTGGCAGGCTGGTACATTACTTTCTGCGAGGCTGCGAGTGCGGAAAACGCGAAAGGCTATGCCCGCCTGGATGGGGAACGGGCGCATTGCCTGCGCCTGATAGAGAGCTGCCTGGACAGGGAGCTGTGGGAGGAGGTGCAAGGCTTGGAAGGGGCGATGTGGGAGTATCTTGACCGGCAGGGCTGGTGGACAGAGCAGCTAACCGCCCTTGAGATGCGCCTGACTGCGGCCCGGCAGGCAGGCGACCGCAGAGATGAAGGCTGGTGTCTGAACAGCTTGGGCTATACCTATCGGCGACGCAGGGAAGATGACAAGGGCTTGGATTACTACCAGCAAACCCTACCTATATGCCGCGAGCTGGGTGATCGTAAGGGAGAAGGCGTGACCCTGAATAACATGGCAGCGATCTATGACGATCTTGGTAGGTATGATAAGGCCCTGGAGACTTTTCAGCAGAGTCTGAGCATCCGACGAGAGGTCGGTGACCGAAAGGGCGAAGGCAGGACCCTGAATAATATCGCCGGGGTTTATTATGCCCAAGAAGACTATGAGCAAGCCTTGTCCTTTTATGAGCAATGCCTCCCTATCGCACAGGAGGTTGGCAATAAGATTGGGGAAGGCAGAACCCTGAACAACATTGGCTCCATTTACTATGCACAGGGTGAGTACAGCAAGGCGGCGGACTATCATCACCAAGCCTTGGTGATTGCTCGACAGCTTGGTGATAGGAATGGAGAAGTTAACTATTGCTGGAATGTTGGAACAGCCTATGAGAATTTGGGCGACCTTGCCCGGGCCGAGGAATACATCAGCCTAGCCGTGGAGATCGCAGAGCAAATCAGCCACCCTTCCCTGGATAAATACCGCGATGGATTGACGGATACGCAGGCAAAGCGGCAAGGGGCGTAGGGGGATTATGTAGGGGCACGGCGCGCCGTGCCCCTACGGCAGGATGTGGTAATTCCGCCATTCCCCACAGGGTGTTACCCTGTGCTTGTTATATATAACCCCGTTGGGGTATAGGGTATCGCCCTTCCTGCCCTGAAAGGGCAATATATATCCAGCCCGGTGCAACGCGCCGGGTAGGATTGCGGAATTCATCGCCCAATCCCCAGACCACATTTCCTCATGCCCCCACAACTCCCCTGTCCCTGCCTGCACGAAAGATCTGCTCATGCATGCAGGAGAGCTGCGTTCATGCATGCAGGAACGATGTGCCCGTGCCTGCATGAAAGAACCGTTCATGTATGCAGGAAAAGAGAGCCCCTGCCCCCGGGAAAGAAATATCCCTCACGCCCCTGCCCCATCACCGCATTTGCTTGACAAATCCCCCTGCTCTCCGTACCATGCACATTATAATGCAATTACAGGAAGGTATCATGGAGTTCAATCAACAGGAGGAGTATCATGGCAACAATACAATGGCGACCGGATATCAATCCCTTAACTGTTCCCCAGTCCTACCGGGTCCGTTTCATCCCACGGAATGCCGCGAACATTACCGACATAGCCGCTGACATTGCTCAGGCGCATCCCAACTTTAACAAGGCAGACATCCTGACCATCCTCAAGGCCGAGGACCAGGCCATCCAGACCCGGCTCCTCAATGGTGAGCAGGTGACCAAGGAGGGCTGTTGCAGCTGGTCCCTGTCCTTCTCTGGTCGGCTGGAAAACCCAGGCGATTCCCTGCCACCCCTGGATGAATCCCTGCATGTCAGTGTCCGCGTATCTCCTCCCTTTGTGGAGACCATCCAGCGGAGCGCCCGCACTGAGCGCCTGCCCATGCGCAGGAAGCTCCCCCAGATCAACCAGGTGGAGGAGAGCCTGTTCAAGCTCCCTGATGTACTCAATCCAGCCGGGGTCATCATGCTCAGGGGCCTCAACCTTGAGTTTGACCCGGAAGGCGGGAACGGCGGCTGTGTGCTTCAGGGCACCCGCAGTGGAAAGGCTGAGCAGACCACCTTCCCGGTGATCTCCAACTCAACCATCATGCTCATGCCCGAGATCCCGGCCCAGGATGCCCCCTGGAATAACGAGTACCGCATCTCTGTAAGCACCCATTATGGCGAGCAGGGGACGCTGCGCAGCGGTACCTATGACCGCCTGCTCCGTTCCCTCCTCCCGGTGAATGGTATGAGCCAGCCTGATCCGCCGGAAACCGGCATCCTGACCGGCAGTGCGGACCATCCCTATGTCTCGGTGGTCAGCGGCACAGTCAACGCAGACGAGATGCTCCGCATCCAGGCGGTCCATGACGTGCATCGGGACATGCTTTTGTTCAGCCTGCTGAATATGCAGGAAGGCGGGCTGACCGGCGGGATGGTGGTGGTCGGGGTGGATGGCGAATACACCTTGCCCGGCTTTACCGACTCCGCAGTCAGCAGCCTTGATATCCGGGTGGATGACTATGCCGCATTAAAGAAGATCGTCCGTAATGACTATAACGGCCGACTGATTGATGTATTACAGATAAGCCTTTAGACTCAGGACAAACGTGCCGCAGCAAAGCAAGACAACACTGGCCTTTCTCCCCACAACCCGGAAGGAACTCCACCAGCTGGGCTGGGACCGCCCGGATATTATCCTGGTCAGCGGCGATGCCTATATCGACTCGCCCTTTATCGGCACTGCCGTGATTGGCCGAGTCCTGGCGGATGCAGGCTTCCGGGTGGGAATCATTGCCCAGCCTGATCTCCAGGGCGAGGATATCTGCCGCCTGGGCGAGCCCCGGCTCTTCTGGGGCGTGAGTGGCGGCTGTGTAGACTCGATGGTGGCCAACCGCACCGCATCGGGCAAGCACCGCAAGCAGGACGACTACACCCCTGGTGGCATCAACAACCGCAGGCCGGACCGGGCTGTGCTGATCTATGCCAACCTGATCCGCAGCAAATTCAAGAACACCTGCCCCATTGTCCTGGGCGGTATAGAGGCCAGCCTTCGCCGCATTGCCCATTATGATTACTGGAGCAAGAGCGTGCGCCGCTCCATCCTCCTGGATGCCAAGGCTGATTTCCTCCTCTACGGCATGGCCGAGCGGGCCGTGCTGGAGCTGGCCACTGCCCTGCGGGATGATACTGATCCCTACACCATACGCGGTCTCTGCTACCCTGCTTCAGAGCGCCCAGAGGGGCACCTGCTCCTGCCTTCCTACGAGGAGGCAAAGGGAGACACCCCTCAGGGCAAGAAGGCCTTTACCCGGATGTTCCGCCGCTTTTACGAGAATAACGATCCTATCACGGCCCAGGGCCTGGCCCAGCTCCACGGTACCCGCTGGCTGATCCAGAACCCACCTCAGCCCCACCTCTCCCCGGAAGAGCTGGATCATTTCCATAGCCTGGATTACCAGCTGGACCTCCATCCTTTCCATCAGCAGCAGGGGAATGTACGGGCCCTGGAGACGATCCGTTTCTCCCTGGCCACCCACCGGGGATGCTATGGCGAGTGTAACTTCTGCGCCATTGCTGTCCACCAGGGGCGGACCATAGTCCAGCGCACGAGGAAGTCCATCCTTGCAGAGGCCCATCGCCTGCTCAAGCACCCTGGCTTTAAAGGGCGCATCCACGACGTGGGCGGCCCTACCGCCAATATGTATGGGGTGGAATGCCGCAAGAAGCGAACCAAGGGCGCCTGCCTGGAGAAACGCTGCCTCTTTCCTGAGAAATGCAAGGCCTTGCAGGTGGATCACAGCGAGCAGCTCCGCCTGCTGGAGGAGCTGCGCCAACTCAAGGGGGTTAAGCAGGTGGTGGTGTCTTCCGGCATCCGCTACGACCTCATCCTGGCCGACCAGCGAAACGGCTTGACCTATCTGCGCCAGGTGGTGCGCCATCATGTCTCCGGCCAGATGAAGGTGGCCCCGGAGCATTGCCAGGATAATGTACTGGCCTGTATGGGTAAGCCGGGCCGGGACAGCCTGCTCCGCTTCCGCGATCTCTTTAATAAGATGAGCGCCCAGGAAGGGCTGAAGCAGTTCCTCACCTATTACATTATTGCGGCCCATCCCGGCTGTCGCCAGCAGGACATGCAGGCCATGAAGAACTTTGCCCAGCAGGAGCTGAAGGTCCTGCCCAGGCAGGTGCAGATCTTTACGCCCACGCCCTCAACCTGGTCTACCCTCATGTACTGGACCGGCGAGAATCCCTTGAGCGGCCAGCCCTGCTTTGTGGAGAAGGACAACCAGGCCCGGGAGCAGCAAAAGGCGGTGCTCACCGGCCCGGCCCAGAGCCCCCATAAGAGACAGGGGCAGAATCGTACCTTTGCTCCAAAGAATCGGCAAAAGGCAGGGGCAGGGACACGAAAGAAGGGAAAGTTTACTCCCCGCAGGCGGAAGGGATAACCTATGAATAAAGGGACAAAACATTCCTGGGAACCGGCGGTCCGCGAACTCTGTCGTGCCCAAGATCTTCGTCCCTGGCTAGAGAAGGGTTCCGGCAAGTTCATCCTTTGCCTCCTGCTGATCATCATTGGTGGGGCAATCTACGGAGCTTCCTTGGGCATCTGGCGCGCCCCCTTACAGGCCTGCTTTGTTGCTGTGAAATTCCCTCTCTTACTTCTGCTGACAGCCCTGGGCACAGCCTTGATCAATGGTATGCTGGCCCAGCTGCTCCATGCGCCGATTCAGTTTCGCCAGAGCCTCCTTGCTGTCCTGATGAGCTTTGCCCTACTTGCCGTGATGCTGGCCTCGTTTACCCCGCTTATCGGCTTTCTGCTCTGGCATTTGCCGCCAATGGCCAGCAAGGGCCAGATGGATGCCCACCGCATCTTTCTCCTTGCCAATGTGGCAGTCATCGCCTTTTCCGGGACAGTGGCCAATCTCCAGCTCTACTATCTCCTCAAGCAAATCAGCGGCAAGTCAGCAGGGCAAATCTTGGCTGTCTGGTTGGCGATGAACCTCTTTCTCGGGGCCCAGCTTTCCTGGAATCTGCGCCCCTTTGTTGGTACACCGGCTCTCCCGGTGACCTTTATGCGTGATGATCCTTTTAACGGCAGTTTTTACGAAGCAGTCTTCCTTCTTGTGCAACGGAGTATGCTATGAGTGATGAAAAGCTGGAATTCGAGATTGATGAGAATAATGAACAGAGTGATGTGAACGATCAAACTGACGTAGCTGCTGAAAGCAAGCAGCAGGAGCAGTTCCTGCCCAAGCAGGCAAGGATAATGCATCTGGTTGATGCCTTACTCAAGACGCCCCAGGCCCTGTACAACCATGTGCGGCGTAATGATATTGCTGTGTATACGCCCAAACTGCTTCTGATCTTTTCCGTCTGTGTCCTTTGTTACGGGCTTATTGTGGGCAGCTTCTCCGGGCATGTGCAATGGCTTGCTGCTCCCTTAAAGATCTTCTTCGGCACCTGCCTGACTGCCCTGCTCTGCTTCCCCAGCCTGTATATCCTTTCTGCCCTGAGCGGAACAGATCTGCGCCCATCTCAGCTCGCAGGCTTGCTTTGCGGCAGTATGGCACTGACCGGTATCCTGTTGATAGGCTTTGCACCTATCACCTTTATCTTCACCTTTTCAATCCAGGCCATGCCGTTCATGGGCAGCATTCATTTCCTGGTCTGGCTGGTCAGTCTCTATTTCGGCCTGCGGTGGTTGGCCCAGGGGCTTAGTGCGTTGGGCTCCGGGAGCCAGCAGATGATCAAGGTTTGGGCTGTGATCCTGCTGGTCACCCTCTTGCAGATGTCCACCACCCTGCGCCCCATCCTGGGTGAATCAGACAAGCTATTCACAGCAGAAAAGAAATTCTTCCTTGTCCATTGGGTTGAATCGATGGGGATGAACAAGTAAGAGTTAGCCGCAATGACTATCCTAAACTATAAAAGCATTCACAGCACAAAAAGGCAGTTTTTTCTCAACTGTTCCATAATTATTCTGCTCTGTTTTATTCTCCTGCGCTGGTTCCTTCTCATTGATAGGTACAGTGTGAATATGCTCTTTTGGGATCAGTGGGATTTTCTGGGAGCACTTTTTGATAGCAAAGGTCCGTGGGATCTATTCAGCTGGCAGC contains:
- a CDS encoding tetratricopeptide repeat protein yields the protein MELIAELWHWVVEGVIWLRDHPEVTWSGAGLTALAVLSFLITKLFTFFSRKDTTPPVGDTFTNSGSGTQNIAQGTNPVGKQENIRQDVTGNRNISSGTGDVYYKEEHHHYARTAQGIPLQRPKQAQYLVGREELLRDVLAALGPGKVVTLCGPGGIGKTALASRVAWELAPEQEAPALFPDGLLFYSFYGRKDVGLAFDHLVRSYRDDGQDNSPEAVGRLLANKQALIILDGAEEADDLPAVLRCCGGCGVLITSRKRNDAPGELLEVKRLDKLPAEEAFRLYSGTTADEATVRAVCKGLGGWPLALRIAGQYLRNTGESAAEYLRWLEKRPFRKLGSGKHQEDNAALLLRRSMEQVSDDAVQVLRVAGVLAFAPISLEPVMAVLSEEGDDEDDLELRSREALNELVLFGLLERREERWQISHALVHTYARNEEALSRDALKRLAGWYITFCEAASAENAKGYARLDGERAHCLRLIESCLDRELWEEVQGLEGAMWEYLDRQGWWTEQLTALEMRLTAARQAGDRRDEGWCLNSLGYTYRRRREDDKGLDYYQQTLPICRELGDRKGEGVTLNNMAAIYDDLGRYDKALETFQQSLSIRREVGDRKGEGRTLNNIAGVYYAQEDYEQALSFYEQCLPIAQEVGNKIGEGRTLNNIGSIYYAQGEYSKAADYHHQALVIARQLGDRNGEVNYCWNVGTAYENLGDLARAEEYISLAVEIAEQISHPSLDKYRDGLTDTQAKRQGA
- a CDS encoding Uma2 family endonuclease — protein: MLTQAEQHISPEEYLAGEREAATRHEYFAGEVFAMAGASREHNQISANIVRLLGNQLLERPCSVFASDMKVKIKQKEKYTYPDIVVVCAKEEYEDEHQDVLLNPVVLIEILSNSTEAYDRGDKFSHYQEIPSFAEYILVSQYTFKMERFSRQPNNSWLYTIYQREQDLLSVQAIDCTLPLAEVYRKVQLHGTDR
- a CDS encoding PHP domain-containing protein → MCVELHTHSVYSDGTATPAELVHMAVERRLKGFALTDHDTLEGVPEAMQCGQELGMPVISGIEISVKHREHSLHILGYGVDPKNQVLLDWLARLQEGRIERNRNILGKLTKMGLLITEEELAQISDCGQTGRPHIARLMQEKGYVSNMQQAFRIYLGRNKPAWSSRLSYSASEAIAMLHQAGGVAVLAHPGMIDKNMNVQPQLIRELVERGLDGLEVFYPTHNSRIKKRLQTLARKYNLLCTGGSDYHGDQHGRLFAGEAGGICPPDSIIVELLERLQYVQMRENKEEHSA
- a CDS encoding heme NO-binding domain-containing protein: MKGVIVTCFARLVRDRYGEDKWEEALEGAGMDRHAIFFATSQLDDAAFIKIVTSVCKVLKLTLPQMAEAFGEYWMNEYAPRIYGVYLQEASSAKEFLLNMDKIHETVTSTIPNSQPPRFDYEWTGSRTLVMQYNSHRGLIDFFIGLTKGVGEYFQEELVVNKLSDTEVEIIFSKE
- a CDS encoding YgiQ family radical SAM protein, whose translation is MPQQSKTTLAFLPTTRKELHQLGWDRPDIILVSGDAYIDSPFIGTAVIGRVLADAGFRVGIIAQPDLQGEDICRLGEPRLFWGVSGGCVDSMVANRTASGKHRKQDDYTPGGINNRRPDRAVLIYANLIRSKFKNTCPIVLGGIEASLRRIAHYDYWSKSVRRSILLDAKADFLLYGMAERAVLELATALRDDTDPYTIRGLCYPASERPEGHLLLPSYEEAKGDTPQGKKAFTRMFRRFYENNDPITAQGLAQLHGTRWLIQNPPQPHLSPEELDHFHSLDYQLDLHPFHQQQGNVRALETIRFSLATHRGCYGECNFCAIAVHQGRTIVQRTRKSILAEAHRLLKHPGFKGRIHDVGGPTANMYGVECRKKRTKGACLEKRCLFPEKCKALQVDHSEQLRLLEELRQLKGVKQVVVSSGIRYDLILADQRNGLTYLRQVVRHHVSGQMKVAPEHCQDNVLACMGKPGRDSLLRFRDLFNKMSAQEGLKQFLTYYIIAAHPGCRQQDMQAMKNFAQQELKVLPRQVQIFTPTPSTWSTLMYWTGENPLSGQPCFVEKDNQAREQQKAVLTGPAQSPHKRQGQNRTFAPKNRQKAGAGTRKKGKFTPRRRKG
- a CDS encoding sigma-54 dependent transcriptional regulator, producing MHTILVVDDEPNYLIVLSELLRDEGYEVFTADSGQAGLRMAREIDLDLVISDMKMPGMDGIALLAKLKEFNQQLPVILITAYAEVGKAVEAMHLGAFTYLAKPFSNEELLASTRKAVEHYGMVREIRRLRSEATFTSGFGGMIGKNPNMLVVYRLIEKVAPTPSSVLITGESGTGKELVARAIHNLSERKDAPFISVNCAALSEHLLESELFGHEKGAFTDAAAMRKGRFELADTGTLFLDEIGEMTPALQAKLLRVLQERSFERVGGNSTISIDVRILAATNKDLKDEVEQGSFRNDLFYRLNVIHIHMPPLRERLDDIPALVHYFLKKNGERLGREKNEISPEAMRLLVSLPWEGNIRELENTIERAAILCNDGCIEAEDVQPDSSQMPGIQEWSSTLELGQFIPEGLSLSEVLSGIEEKLVRQALEEANNVQARAAEKLGITKSLLQYKMKKYNLQRKKK